A genomic stretch from Sporocytophaga myxococcoides includes:
- the gluP gene encoding glucose/galactose MFS transporter — protein sequence MENNSNSFKGKNLQILISFGVLFLMWGFITNLNFVYKDYLAYIFNLNYSLSTLINLTFFTTYLVVSLQAGNLISKIGYKKGIMVGWVLSCLGCITFFLAVYFRNFECFLAALFMQAAGITILQVGANLYIVLWKNLLLKANIKTAASRLVLMQAFNSLGAFLAPILASPILWMMIDLPSETKNIISSADRFLIEAPYVHYPYLFVAIGMTMYAIYLFFVQIPQIDTSGVEPANKMPQIRRRHVMHFPQLRLGAFAIFAYVGAEVALGNYLTDFSKDTVSYYWGAAMVGRFVGSFLLQQTSLRKSVGICAGMSILLVVLSVITGGTISFWMIVAVGLFNSILFPAIFTLGVNGLGKFSEDGSSVLIMSIVGGAIIPFNVINFSYVSYKIAFLIVIVCYFYIALYGLKLSRFERIEEKEELQPQKI from the coding sequence ATGGAAAATAATAGTAATAGTTTTAAAGGTAAGAACCTGCAAATATTAATTTCATTTGGCGTTCTTTTTTTAATGTGGGGCTTTATCACAAATCTTAATTTTGTTTATAAAGATTATCTGGCCTACATTTTTAACTTAAATTATTCACTTTCTACACTTATTAACCTTACTTTCTTTACTACTTATCTGGTGGTGTCATTGCAGGCCGGAAATCTCATTTCAAAAATCGGGTATAAAAAAGGAATCATGGTAGGTTGGGTCCTGTCCTGTCTAGGATGTATTACCTTTTTTCTTGCAGTTTATTTCAGAAATTTTGAATGCTTTCTTGCTGCTTTGTTTATGCAAGCAGCCGGTATTACAATATTACAGGTAGGAGCTAATCTTTACATTGTATTATGGAAAAACTTATTGTTAAAAGCGAATATAAAAACTGCCGCTAGTCGCCTTGTATTGATGCAGGCTTTTAATTCACTTGGAGCATTTCTTGCCCCAATCCTTGCGTCTCCAATTTTATGGATGATGATTGATCTTCCTTCAGAGACCAAGAATATTATTTCAAGCGCTGACAGATTTTTAATTGAAGCACCTTATGTACATTATCCATATTTATTTGTAGCCATTGGAATGACAATGTATGCGATATATCTGTTTTTTGTGCAAATACCGCAGATCGACACCTCCGGAGTTGAACCGGCGAATAAGATGCCTCAGATCAGAAGACGTCACGTAATGCACTTCCCTCAGCTTAGATTGGGAGCTTTTGCCATATTTGCGTATGTAGGAGCAGAAGTGGCATTGGGGAATTACCTGACAGATTTTTCAAAAGATACAGTAAGCTATTACTGGGGAGCTGCAATGGTTGGTCGTTTTGTGGGCAGCTTTTTGTTGCAGCAGACTAGTCTTAGAAAGTCTGTAGGAATTTGCGCGGGAATGTCTATTCTGTTGGTTGTATTATCGGTGATAACCGGGGGAACAATCTCTTTCTGGATGATAGTGGCAGTTGGGTTGTTTAATTCAATACTGTTCCCAGCCATATTTACACTTGGTGTAAACGGACTTGGAAAATTTTCTGAAGACGGATCGTCAGTTCTTATTATGTCTATTGTAGGAGGAGCTATCATTCCGTTTAATGTAATTAACTTCTCATATGTGAGTTATAAAATCGCATTCCTGATTGTGATTGTCTGCTACTTCTACATCGCGCTGTATGGGCTTAAGCTGTCGAGATTCGAAAGGATCGAAGAAAAAGAAGAGTTACAACCCCAAAAAATTTAA
- a CDS encoding alpha-amylase family glycosyl hydrolase, with protein MDKIISITQLDSEVSPRKQSAIFRSWDDEIIYFIMLDRFHDGLNRTSIDSRTGFGDEEKLKSFCGGNLKGVLLKLDYIKALGCTAIWLSPFLENDDKYHGYAIRNFLKVDPRFGSLEDLKLLVDECHKKDLRVIMDVVVNHSGDIWSYQEPSATYDKGKVYTFGAWKSREWPVPIELRNPGLYNRRGSIINFDEYPETLEGDIFELKSFRNDHSPEARKVLELLASIYTYWIKEIGVDGFRIDAAKHFGIPALKQFVESIRDYTEKAGHQDFFLFAEVASGDDLAEEFLNEITGLNAVIDFPLHFILPEMIRGNAYPDQFIKLMNHRKKLSEGKSKVTFLDNHDQLGQQVKKRFAADLSEKQFEFGIGFLFCFPGIPCLYYGTEQGLDGRGKSDNAVRESMFALDNQFEDLFLQDNFYFKKIQEFSNIRKQFPALSKGGFKLLEVLELTKGVKYGNKKSILAFSRTYESELMLIICNFSSNKKIKGLVRPEKERYVGAFEKIKSTSSNSNNNFLEVKTEENDSTIAVELEPFEILILKKINGK; from the coding sequence ATGGATAAGATAATTTCTATAACACAGCTGGACTCAGAAGTGTCGCCTCGTAAGCAATCGGCAATTTTCAGAAGCTGGGATGATGAGATTATTTATTTCATTATGCTGGATCGCTTTCATGATGGCTTGAACAGAACATCAATTGATTCAAGAACTGGTTTTGGTGATGAAGAAAAGTTGAAATCCTTTTGTGGTGGTAATCTCAAAGGAGTTCTACTCAAACTTGATTATATAAAAGCCTTGGGCTGTACTGCTATCTGGTTAAGTCCTTTTCTCGAGAACGATGACAAATATCATGGGTATGCCATCAGGAATTTTTTAAAGGTAGATCCTCGTTTTGGTTCTCTTGAAGATTTGAAATTATTGGTTGATGAATGTCATAAAAAAGATCTGAGAGTAATTATGGATGTGGTGGTGAATCACTCTGGAGATATTTGGTCCTATCAAGAACCTTCTGCTACATATGATAAAGGTAAGGTCTATACATTTGGGGCCTGGAAGTCACGGGAGTGGCCAGTGCCAATAGAATTAAGAAACCCTGGTTTATACAACAGAAGAGGTAGTATCATCAACTTTGACGAATACCCTGAAACATTGGAAGGGGACATCTTTGAGTTGAAAAGCTTCAGAAATGATCATTCACCGGAAGCTCGCAAAGTTTTGGAATTATTAGCGTCAATATATACTTACTGGATAAAGGAAATCGGAGTGGATGGATTCCGTATCGATGCTGCTAAACATTTTGGAATACCAGCCTTAAAGCAATTTGTCGAAAGTATAAGAGACTATACAGAGAAAGCAGGACATCAGGATTTTTTTCTTTTTGCGGAGGTGGCATCGGGAGATGATCTGGCAGAAGAATTTTTAAATGAAATCACAGGGCTGAACGCTGTAATAGATTTTCCTCTTCATTTCATATTGCCCGAAATGATAAGAGGGAATGCATATCCTGATCAGTTTATAAAGTTAATGAATCATAGAAAGAAACTTTCCGAAGGAAAGTCAAAGGTTACTTTCTTAGACAATCATGACCAGTTGGGGCAGCAGGTAAAAAAGCGTTTTGCAGCAGACCTTTCTGAGAAACAATTTGAGTTTGGAATAGGATTTTTGTTCTGCTTTCCAGGCATTCCATGCTTGTACTACGGGACAGAGCAAGGACTTGATGGTCGTGGGAAATCAGATAATGCAGTAAGAGAATCCATGTTTGCGCTTGATAATCAATTTGAAGACCTGTTTTTGCAGGATAATTTTTATTTCAAAAAAATTCAGGAGTTTAGTAATATACGAAAGCAATTTCCAGCGTTAAGCAAAGGTGGATTCAAACTCCTGGAAGTTCTTGAATTAACAAAGGGAGTAAAATACGGTAATAAAAAAAGTATATTAGCATTTTCAAGAACGTATGAGTCTGAATTGATGCTGATTATTTGTAATTTTTCTTCAAACAAAAAGATAAAGGGACTCGTAAGACCTGAGAAGGAAAGGTATGTTGGGGCTTTCGAAAAAATCAAAAGCACTTCTTCAAATTCAAACAACAATTTTTTAGAAGTAAAAACAGAAGAAAACGATTCAACTATAGCAGTAGAGTTGGAGCCATTTGAAATTTTGATCTTAAAGAAAATTAATGGAAAATAA
- a CDS encoding NAD-dependent epimerase/dehydratase family protein — MNVLVTGGAGYIGSELVYQLSQDKNVEKVIVYDNLGRENYNLFTSSSNRIAGDKVKFEFGDILDTRKIKKVLKDIDVVYHLAARVSTPFSNIDSHFFEQVNNWGTAELVYAVEETKRVSKFIYLSSTSVYGSSKNLADESTEPNPKTFYSISKLRAEQHVQRLSKKIETVILRGGNVYGYTPAIRFDSVINRFMFDANFNNRISIHGSGKQARSFIHVKKVVDALVQLRTLKVPSDIYNLTDKNVEILDLVDILKEIYPDLEFLFINQHLALRELKVNPDSKLDAYYKIQESDLKQDLLEFKDRFAFNSLSSVTAG; from the coding sequence ATGAATGTATTAGTAACAGGTGGGGCTGGCTATATTGGGTCAGAACTGGTTTATCAGCTTAGCCAGGATAAGAATGTTGAGAAAGTTATCGTTTATGATAATTTGGGAAGAGAAAACTATAATCTTTTTACCAGCAGCAGCAACAGAATTGCAGGAGATAAAGTGAAGTTTGAGTTTGGAGATATTCTGGATACCAGAAAAATTAAAAAAGTTCTGAAAGATATAGATGTCGTATATCACCTCGCAGCAAGAGTTTCTACTCCATTTTCCAATATTGATTCTCACTTCTTCGAGCAGGTTAATAACTGGGGAACGGCAGAGCTTGTTTATGCAGTAGAAGAAACAAAAAGGGTTTCAAAATTTATCTACCTGAGTAGTACTTCAGTTTATGGTTCTTCTAAAAACCTGGCAGATGAATCTACTGAGCCTAATCCTAAAACCTTCTATAGTATTTCAAAACTAAGGGCCGAACAGCATGTACAACGCCTTAGTAAAAAAATCGAGACCGTAATCCTCAGAGGTGGAAATGTATATGGTTATACACCCGCAATTCGCTTTGATTCTGTAATCAACAGATTTATGTTTGACGCGAATTTTAACAACAGAATTTCCATTCATGGGTCAGGCAAGCAAGCAAGGTCATTTATACATGTGAAAAAAGTTGTGGATGCATTGGTTCAGCTGAGAACATTAAAAGTGCCATCTGACATCTATAACCTCACTGATAAGAATGTTGAAATATTAGATCTGGTAGATATTTTGAAAGAAATATACCCTGATCTTGAATTCCTTTTTATCAATCAGCACCTTGCACTCAGAGAATTAAAGGTAAACCCTGATTCAAAGCTGGATGCGTATTATAAAATACAGGAAAGTGATCTGAAACAAGACTTACTGGAATTTAAAGATAGATTTGCATTCAATTCACTTTCATCAGTTACAGCGGGTTAA
- a CDS encoding phosphoadenylyl-sulfate reductase produces the protein MDIESIKIKINEYLQKDLKLFTTSSFQTHSIVLLHILSKIDNTIPVYFINTGYHFPETVEYRDQLAELMNLNIQEVSSFTPRHMQKDANGRLLFASDPDFCCFLNKTQPLEPVLAEKDVWINGVRGDQSAVRKAFKIEESAPHNTIRFHPMLDWTTKMIELYIKEHKLPRHPLEAKGYLSIGCEPCTRKFDLESYSREGRWFGLKKTECGLNTDLINKQ, from the coding sequence GTGGATATAGAATCAATAAAAATTAAGATAAACGAATATCTTCAGAAGGATCTGAAGTTGTTCACGACTTCTTCTTTTCAGACTCACAGTATTGTTCTTTTGCATATTCTCAGCAAAATTGACAACACAATACCTGTATATTTTATAAATACAGGGTATCATTTCCCTGAGACTGTAGAATACAGAGATCAACTGGCGGAATTAATGAATTTGAATATTCAGGAAGTAAGCTCGTTTACTCCTCGCCATATGCAAAAAGATGCTAATGGTCGATTACTGTTTGCATCAGATCCTGATTTTTGCTGTTTCCTGAATAAAACCCAGCCACTGGAGCCGGTATTAGCTGAAAAGGATGTCTGGATTAATGGAGTACGGGGAGATCAAAGTGCCGTGAGGAAGGCTTTTAAGATTGAGGAGAGTGCCCCACATAATACAATTCGTTTCCATCCTATGCTGGACTGGACAACAAAGATGATTGAATTGTACATCAAAGAACATAAATTGCCAAGGCATCCCCTTGAGGCCAAAGGTTATCTAAGTATAGGCTGTGAGCCGTGTACAAGAAAGTTTGATCTGGAATCTTACTCGAGAGAGGGAAGATGGTTCGGCTTAAAGAAAACAGAATGTGGTTTAAATACGGATTTAATAAATAAGCAATGA
- a CDS encoding 6-pyruvoyl trahydropterin synthase family protein, translating to MKTAVYRKEHFNAAHRLFVPEWSEEDNDALFGKCNNPNFHGHNYEVILKVTGETNPITGYVIDMKFLSDLVQEHVIKKFDHKNLNLDTEEFKNLNPTAENIAMVIWTKLRDKIDKKYDLKVILYETERNFVEYPAD from the coding sequence ATGAAAACTGCCGTCTACAGAAAAGAACATTTTAATGCCGCTCACCGGCTATTTGTTCCCGAATGGTCTGAAGAAGACAATGACGCTTTATTTGGAAAATGTAACAACCCGAATTTTCATGGACATAACTATGAGGTAATTCTTAAGGTCACAGGAGAAACTAATCCTATAACAGGATACGTTATAGACATGAAATTTTTAAGTGACCTGGTGCAGGAGCATGTAATTAAAAAATTTGACCACAAAAACCTGAATCTTGATACTGAGGAATTTAAAAACCTCAATCCAACTGCTGAGAATATTGCGATGGTAATCTGGACAAAACTCAGGGATAAAATTGATAAAAAGTACGATCTTAAGGTAATTTTATATGAAACAGAAAGGAACTTTGTTGAATACCCAGCTGATTAA
- the folE gene encoding GTP cyclohydrolase I FolE, translating into MKQKGTLLNTQLIKDLTIEEIGDDHVPGSYETPLRSDAFEMSDEVKMQLIENHFREIMTIMGMDLNDDSLKGTPKRVAKMFIKEVFSGLNPENRPKIKLFDNKFKYNEMLVEKDITFYSYCEHHFVPIIGKAHVAYISSGKVIGLSKINRIVQYYSKRPQVQERLTVQIANDLKETLETEDVAVIMDASHLCVASRGVSDTSSRTVTAHYSGKFKLEAVKAEFLNHTKQV; encoded by the coding sequence ATGAAACAGAAAGGAACTTTGTTGAATACCCAGCTGATTAAAGACCTGACTATTGAGGAGATTGGAGACGATCATGTGCCTGGGTCCTATGAAACACCATTAAGATCAGATGCCTTTGAAATGAGCGATGAAGTTAAAATGCAGCTCATTGAAAACCATTTCAGAGAAATTATGACCATTATGGGTATGGACCTTAACGACGATAGTTTAAAAGGTACGCCCAAAAGAGTGGCTAAAATGTTTATTAAGGAGGTATTTAGCGGTCTGAACCCAGAAAACAGACCTAAAATAAAACTCTTCGACAATAAATTTAAATACAATGAGATGCTTGTGGAAAAAGATATTACCTTTTATTCATATTGTGAGCATCACTTTGTACCTATTATCGGGAAAGCACACGTAGCTTATATCAGTTCGGGCAAGGTGATAGGGCTCTCTAAAATCAACAGAATAGTTCAGTATTATTCAAAAAGGCCCCAGGTCCAGGAAAGACTTACAGTGCAGATTGCCAATGATCTAAAAGAAACACTGGAAACTGAAGATGTTGCGGTGATCATGGATGCAAGTCACCTTTGTGTCGCCTCCAGAGGAGTAAGTGATACCAGCAGTAGAACAGTGACAGCTCATTATTCCGGGAAATTTAAGTTAGAAGCCGTTAAAGCTGAATTTCTTAACCATACAAAACAAGTTTAA
- a CDS encoding MarR family winged helix-turn-helix transcriptional regulator, translating to MRLEDEIKQKEFKNEFQKTGVNIIFTFNWLDARTRSFLKNYDLTPQQYNILRILRGQYPNPSTINLLKERMLDKMSDASRLVERLRVKELLERTPSSEDRRSVNILISQRGLDLLADIDKNFHEYEKVFNSLTIEDATILNKLLDKLRD from the coding sequence ATGAGGTTAGAAGATGAAATAAAACAAAAGGAATTCAAAAATGAATTTCAGAAAACCGGAGTCAACATCATTTTTACCTTCAATTGGCTTGATGCAAGGACAAGAAGCTTTTTGAAGAATTATGATCTGACACCACAGCAGTACAACATACTTCGTATTCTCCGAGGGCAATATCCTAATCCATCCACTATCAATTTATTAAAGGAAAGAATGCTCGACAAGATGTCTGATGCATCAAGACTGGTTGAAAGGTTGAGAGTTAAAGAGCTTCTTGAGCGTACTCCTTCTTCTGAAGACAGAAGGTCTGTAAATATTTTAATTTCGCAAAGAGGATTGGATTTACTGGCGGACATAGATAAAAATTTTCATGAATATGAAAAAGTATTTAATTCTCTCACCATTGAAGATGCCACCATTTTAAACAAGCTTTTGGACAAACTGAGAGATTAA
- a CDS encoding DUF2188 domain-containing protein, which produces MQNLKYKIPALYNFLKQDIKAKAIKLAYGLMEEGFEKDLCFEVALVKANLTMADNNKIQKYSIHLIPHMSGWGVCDVDAKLLFVEENKSLALARARKLAKSAKIKLFIHNADKTLDCESFEVNFPVYTKPPVRNEYAERWKVRVRTEK; this is translated from the coding sequence ATGCAAAATCTAAAATATAAAATTCCAGCACTTTATAATTTTTTAAAGCAGGATATAAAAGCAAAAGCTATAAAACTTGCTTATGGTTTAATGGAGGAAGGATTTGAGAAGGATTTATGTTTTGAGGTGGCTTTAGTAAAAGCGAATCTTACTATGGCTGATAATAACAAGATTCAGAAATATTCCATACACCTGATTCCGCATATGTCTGGATGGGGGGTATGTGATGTGGATGCTAAATTATTGTTTGTAGAGGAAAATAAATCTTTGGCTTTGGCCAGAGCTAGGAAGCTTGCTAAAAGTGCCAAGATTAAGTTGTTTATTCATAATGCAGATAAAACTCTGGACTGCGAGAGTTTTGAAGTCAATTTTCCAGTTTATACAAAGCCTCCTGTCAGAAATGAATATGCTGAAAGATGGAAGGTGAGAGTAAGAACCGAAAAATAA
- a CDS encoding RNA polymerase sigma factor, which produces MKDSEILEKIRKRDESALDYLYKKNYKMMVKMIIRNNGSEEEAKDIFQDALIVVWQKAYSPEFVLSSKLSTYIYSICQNLWRKELERKSRLTGEQPVEKGESYDLDKQERANIINKCIEDLGETCRKILTYYYFDDLSMNDIAEKLGFANADTAKTKKYKCKKELDNKIKSLYTAKDFLD; this is translated from the coding sequence ATGAAAGATAGTGAGATTTTAGAGAAGATACGAAAACGAGATGAATCTGCACTAGACTATCTTTATAAGAAGAACTATAAAATGATGGTCAAAATGATCATCAGAAATAATGGTTCTGAAGAAGAAGCCAAGGACATATTTCAGGATGCCTTGATTGTAGTCTGGCAAAAAGCATATTCACCGGAATTTGTTTTATCTTCTAAACTTAGTACTTACATATACAGTATATGCCAGAACCTCTGGAGAAAAGAGCTTGAAAGAAAAAGCAGGCTTACAGGGGAACAACCGGTTGAAAAAGGTGAAAGTTATGACCTTGACAAACAGGAAAGGGCAAATATTATCAACAAATGTATTGAAGATCTCGGAGAAACTTGCCGGAAGATTCTGACATACTACTATTTTGATGATCTGTCAATGAACGATATTGCTGAAAAACTTGGTTTTGCCAATGCTGATACTGCAAAGACAAAAAAATACAAGTGTAAAAAAGAATTAGATAATAAAATTAAATCTTTATATACCGCTAAAGATTTTTTGGACTAA
- a CDS encoding cell division protein FtsX codes for MNKPLKIKKRKKKLGSYPYLTVVFSITLSLFVIGLFALVFLHGKKLSTVIRENLELHVYLDKNLSPDMMDSLQNIIASKPYVLKKKGKAQIEYISQKEAAKKFIKETGEDFSAVLTENPLRPSLVVKISSRYFEETKMKKISEEIKAMTGVFEVDYPVNLIDTINRNIKIIALIMLSFSLILLFATYLLINNTIKLALYSQRFLIRSMQLVGAKRSFIQGPFLLHATFQGFFSGIIAAGLLFLLQQYAYREIPELSQLGETKNIAIVFGALIAAGIFIGLISSFRAVNKYLKMSLDELY; via the coding sequence ATGAATAAGCCATTAAAAATCAAAAAAAGAAAGAAGAAGTTAGGGAGCTATCCTTACCTTACTGTGGTTTTCAGTATTACATTATCGCTTTTTGTAATAGGCTTATTTGCTCTTGTCTTTTTACATGGTAAAAAATTAAGTACAGTGATCCGTGAAAATCTGGAGCTCCACGTATATCTTGACAAGAACCTTTCTCCGGACATGATGGATTCGCTTCAGAATATCATTGCTTCCAAACCTTATGTATTAAAGAAAAAGGGAAAAGCACAAATTGAATATATTTCTCAGAAAGAGGCAGCCAAAAAGTTTATAAAGGAAACCGGAGAAGACTTCTCTGCTGTTTTAACGGAAAATCCATTAAGACCTTCCCTTGTTGTTAAAATTTCCTCCAGGTATTTCGAAGAAACCAAAATGAAAAAAATTTCTGAGGAAATAAAGGCTATGACCGGTGTTTTTGAAGTTGACTATCCTGTAAATCTAATAGATACAATTAACCGTAACATAAAAATCATAGCATTGATAATGCTTTCTTTTTCATTAATTTTATTGTTTGCTACTTACCTTCTTATCAATAACACAATAAAACTGGCACTTTACAGTCAGCGATTCCTTATCAGGAGTATGCAGCTTGTTGGGGCCAAACGTTCCTTTATACAAGGACCATTCTTATTACATGCTACATTTCAGGGCTTTTTCAGTGGCATTATTGCGGCTGGACTTTTATTCCTTTTACAGCAATATGCATATAGAGAGATCCCGGAATTATCTCAATTAGGTGAAACCAAAAATATAGCTATAGTATTCGGAGCCCTGATTGCTGCAGGTATTTTCATAGGACTTATCTCCTCTTTCAGAGCAGTTAATAAATATCTTAAAATGTCTTTAGACGAATTATATTAA
- a CDS encoding DUF3098 domain-containing protein, which translates to MNKLVFSKANYVIMLIGIAFLIIGFITMSKDDQPHGFGTLGLTIGPIFLLIGFIIQFVAIFYKQGKKE; encoded by the coding sequence ATGAACAAACTAGTTTTTTCAAAAGCCAATTACGTCATAATGCTTATTGGCATTGCTTTTCTTATTATCGGATTTATAACAATGAGTAAAGATGACCAGCCTCATGGTTTTGGAACTCTGGGCTTAACAATTGGTCCGATATTCCTGTTAATCGGTTTTATAATACAATTTGTAGCAATCTTTTATAAGCAAGGTAAAAAAGAATGA
- a CDS encoding undecaprenyl-diphosphate phosphatase: MNFIEAIILAIVEGLTEFLPVSSTGHMIITSALMGINEQEFTKIFTVQIQFGAILSVVILYWKRFFTSLDFYYKLFVAFLPAAAIGFLLGDFIDSLLENVIVVAASLLLGGIFLLFVDRIFNPLKGKSLDELSYKNSLIIGFFQCIAMIPGVSRSAATIIGGMAQNLNRKAAAEFSFFLAVPTMFAASGYKLLKDYKAIDASNLNVLIVGNVVAFIVALLAIKFFIGFVTKYGFKVFGYYRIALGLILLILLALGVDLKIQ, encoded by the coding sequence ATGAATTTCATAGAAGCCATAATCCTGGCCATTGTTGAAGGACTTACAGAATTTTTGCCGGTTTCATCCACAGGTCACATGATCATTACTTCCGCATTAATGGGAATTAATGAGCAGGAGTTTACAAAAATTTTCACTGTACAGATTCAGTTCGGTGCAATACTTTCTGTTGTAATCCTTTACTGGAAAAGATTTTTCACTTCACTGGACTTTTACTATAAGTTGTTTGTAGCCTTTCTTCCTGCTGCTGCAATTGGTTTTCTTTTGGGAGACTTTATTGACTCCCTGCTTGAAAACGTAATTGTGGTTGCTGCTTCTCTTTTATTAGGGGGAATATTCCTTTTATTTGTTGACAGAATTTTCAATCCGTTAAAAGGTAAATCTCTTGATGAGCTATCATACAAAAACTCTCTAATCATAGGTTTTTTTCAATGCATAGCCATGATCCCCGGAGTGAGCAGATCTGCTGCAACGATCATAGGAGGAATGGCTCAAAACCTTAACAGAAAAGCTGCTGCTGAATTCTCCTTCTTTCTGGCAGTACCTACAATGTTTGCAGCATCCGGGTACAAGCTGCTTAAAGATTATAAAGCAATTGATGCTTCAAACCTTAACGTACTTATCGTTGGAAATGTGGTAGCATTTATCGTTGCTTTGCTTGCAATAAAATTCTTTATAGGCTTCGTAACCAAATATGGATTTAAAGTTTTCGGGTACTATAGAATCGCTCTGGGCTTAATCCTTCTAATATTACTCGCACTCGGAGTAGATTTAAAAATACAATAA
- the truB gene encoding tRNA pseudouridine(55) synthase TruB, with translation MTFDFEAGEVLLIDKPYEWSSFDVVRKIRNTFKMKKVGHAGTLDPLATGLLILCTGKKTKEIETYQGQEKEYEGLICLGKTTPSCDLETEFDQEFDISHITEDDIYRVASEFLGQQMQVPPCFSAIKVNGKRVYKLARKGINVEMKEREVFIKSFEIKKIDFPNIEFNIVCSKGTYIRSIARDFGEKLGAGSHLALLRRTRIGGFTIDKSYKLEDFLKLAGKKQGNEGL, from the coding sequence ATGACATTTGATTTTGAAGCAGGTGAAGTGCTTCTTATTGACAAGCCTTACGAATGGTCATCTTTCGATGTAGTCAGGAAAATCCGTAATACATTTAAGATGAAAAAGGTAGGTCATGCAGGAACACTTGATCCTCTGGCAACCGGATTATTGATTCTTTGCACCGGTAAAAAAACAAAGGAAATAGAGACTTATCAGGGGCAGGAAAAGGAATATGAAGGCCTGATTTGCCTTGGTAAAACTACCCCATCCTGTGACCTTGAAACAGAATTTGATCAGGAGTTCGACATTTCTCATATTACTGAAGATGATATATACAGGGTAGCTTCTGAATTCCTGGGCCAGCAAATGCAAGTCCCTCCATGCTTTTCAGCGATTAAGGTAAACGGCAAAAGAGTTTATAAACTCGCAAGAAAAGGTATTAACGTAGAGATGAAAGAACGAGAGGTTTTCATCAAAAGCTTTGAGATAAAAAAAATCGATTTTCCCAATATTGAATTTAATATAGTTTGTTCCAAAGGCACTTATATAAGAAGTATCGCCAGAGACTTCGGGGAAAAGCTAGGTGCAGGATCCCACCTTGCTCTGTTGAGACGAACCAGAATTGGAGGTTTCACGATAGATAAATCCTATAAATTAGAAGATTTTCTTAAGTTAGCAGGAAAGAAACAAGGAAATGAAGGTTTATAA